A stretch of Vespula vulgaris chromosome 5, iyVesVulg1.1, whole genome shotgun sequence DNA encodes these proteins:
- the LOC127063939 gene encoding calmodulin-like protein 4 has protein sequence MARYFREEDIDEFRECFYLFARNGQIRTLDELTIIMRSLGLSPTIAELNKYLKDKGGKMSFADFLEAMHLQTRAEDLPKEVIEAFQAADTAHTGTIPARQLAHMLLHWGEKLSNKEVEQIFREANVSINGNVKYEDFVKIACAPVPDYY, from the exons atg gcTCGCTACTTTCGAGAAGAAGATATTGATG AATTCAGGGAATGTTTTTACCTATTTGCTCGCAATGGTCAGATTCGGACCTTAGACGAATTGACTATCATTATGAGGTCGTTAGGCCTCAGTCCAACGATTGCagaattgaataaatatcTTAAAGATAAAG GTGGAAAAATGTCATTCGCTGATTTTCTGGAAGCCATGCATTTGCAAACAAGAGCGGAAGATCTTCCGAAAGAAGTAATAGAAGCTTTTCAAGCTGCAGATACTGCTCATACTGGTACTATACCTGCGCGACAATTGGCTCACATGCTCCTTCACTGGGGAGAAAAATTAAGTAACAAAGAAG tTGAGCAAATCTTTCGAGAGGCCAATGTATCCATCAATGGTAATGTCAAATATGAagattttgtaaaaatcgCCTGTGCACCAGTACCTgactattattaa